The Microbacterium sp. KUDC0406 genome includes a window with the following:
- a CDS encoding dihydrofolate reductase family protein: MTGRIIIDLFTTLDGVAQAPGGPEEDESGAFPFGGWQAGYPSEAVMRSVSAGMQTLDALLLGRRTYDIFAGYWPLHTTGPEGFIGQLFDRVPKYVASRDAGIELDWQGSTRVGDDLASEIAAMREKHLDVHVIGSIDFVQTLLAEQLYDELQLWVYPVVLGQGKKVFPDGAAPANMQLLSAESGDGGALLLRYAPLPGEVRTGVMGA, translated from the coding sequence ATGACCGGACGCATCATCATCGACCTGTTCACCACGCTCGACGGCGTCGCCCAGGCGCCCGGCGGGCCCGAGGAGGACGAATCGGGCGCCTTCCCGTTCGGCGGCTGGCAGGCCGGCTATCCGAGCGAGGCCGTCATGCGCAGCGTGAGCGCGGGGATGCAGACCCTCGACGCGCTGCTGCTGGGCCGGCGCACCTACGACATCTTCGCCGGGTACTGGCCGCTGCACACCACCGGACCGGAGGGGTTCATCGGGCAGCTGTTCGACCGGGTGCCGAAGTACGTCGCCTCGCGGGATGCCGGCATCGAGCTCGACTGGCAGGGATCGACGCGCGTCGGCGACGACCTGGCATCCGAGATCGCGGCCATGCGCGAGAAGCACCTCGACGTGCACGTGATCGGCAGCATCGACTTCGTGCAGACGCTGCTCGCCGAGCAGCTCTACGACGAGCTGCAGCTCTGGGTGTACCCGGTGGTGCTCGGGCAGGGCAAGAAGGTGTTCCCCGACGGCGCGGCGCCCGCGAACATGCAGCTGCTGAGCGCCGAATCCGGAGACGGCGGTGCCCTGCTGCTGCGCTACGCGCCGCTGCCGGGTGAGGTGCGCACCGGTGTGATGGGGGCGTGA
- a CDS encoding Cof-type HAD-IIB family hydrolase, which yields MIRLIATDLDGTLLNEAGTVSPRTRTALDAARAAGIRTVPVTARQPIGLRMVAAGAGFDDWALCGNGAYGVHLTTGEHLFAEEIPVLVQQQLAEALGAVIPDLVFASVRDAGESFVAQHGYADLAHLSDHKRDPATMGGVPLDAVLGSPSLKLVIRHPSMPIPEIFAALQRLGLTGFEATLSGAPFVEVMAEGVTKATGVAQLCTHLGIDRSEVIAFGDALNDLELLRWAGRGVAMANAEPAVRDAADEHAPSNADDGVAAVIERMLAD from the coding sequence ATGATCCGGCTGATCGCGACCGACCTCGACGGCACCCTGCTGAACGAGGCCGGCACGGTCTCGCCTCGTACCAGGACGGCACTGGATGCTGCACGAGCGGCGGGCATCCGCACGGTGCCCGTGACCGCGCGGCAGCCGATCGGCCTGCGGATGGTCGCCGCCGGCGCGGGGTTCGACGACTGGGCGCTGTGCGGCAACGGCGCCTACGGCGTGCACCTGACCACGGGCGAGCACCTGTTCGCCGAGGAGATCCCGGTCCTCGTGCAGCAGCAGCTCGCCGAGGCGCTCGGCGCCGTCATCCCCGACCTCGTCTTCGCGAGCGTGCGCGACGCCGGTGAGAGCTTCGTGGCCCAACACGGCTACGCCGACCTCGCCCACCTCAGCGACCACAAGCGCGACCCGGCGACCATGGGTGGCGTGCCGCTCGACGCCGTGCTCGGCTCGCCGAGCCTGAAGCTCGTGATCCGGCATCCGTCGATGCCGATCCCGGAGATCTTCGCCGCCCTGCAGCGCCTGGGTCTGACGGGGTTCGAGGCCACGCTGTCGGGTGCTCCCTTCGTCGAGGTCATGGCCGAGGGCGTCACCAAGGCGACCGGCGTCGCACAGCTGTGCACGCACCTGGGCATCGACCGGTCGGAGGTGATCGCCTTCGGCGATGCCTTGAACGACCTCGAGCTGCTGCGCTGGGCCGGCCGCGGCGTCGCGATGGCGAACGCCGAGCCGGCCGTGCGGGATGCCGCGGACGAGCACGCCCCGTCGAACGCCGACGACGGCGTCGCCGCGGTGATCGAGCGGATGCTGGCGGACTGA
- a CDS encoding exodeoxyribonuclease III, whose protein sequence is MRLATWNINSIRTRVSRAVDFVVREDIDVLALQEIKCRPEQFPYGPFEDAGYHVEAHGLNQWNGVAIVSREPITDVETHFAGMPGFAKGHEGPDAPLEARALGATVGGVRVWSLYVPNGRALGDPHLAYKLHWLNALREATAAETAANPDLPLALVGDFNIIPFDEDNGDPDIVIGRSTHVSPEERAAFFALESAGVSDVVRPLIPEGFTYWDYQRLKFPRNEGVRIDFILGSKPFADAVTGATIHRNERKGEQPSDHVPVVVDLDLGGTDDDDDMPMIFA, encoded by the coding sequence ATGCGTCTGGCCACCTGGAACATCAACTCGATCCGCACCCGCGTGAGCCGCGCCGTCGATTTCGTGGTGCGCGAGGACATCGACGTGCTCGCCCTGCAGGAGATCAAGTGCAGGCCCGAGCAGTTCCCGTACGGGCCGTTCGAAGACGCCGGCTACCACGTCGAGGCGCACGGCCTGAACCAGTGGAACGGCGTCGCGATCGTCAGCCGCGAGCCGATCACCGACGTCGAGACGCACTTCGCCGGGATGCCGGGCTTCGCGAAGGGCCACGAGGGCCCGGATGCTCCGCTCGAGGCCCGCGCGCTGGGCGCGACGGTCGGCGGGGTGCGGGTGTGGAGCCTGTACGTGCCCAACGGCCGCGCCCTCGGCGACCCGCACCTGGCGTACAAGCTGCACTGGCTGAACGCACTGCGCGAGGCGACCGCGGCCGAGACGGCGGCGAACCCCGACCTCCCGCTCGCCCTGGTCGGCGACTTCAACATCATCCCGTTCGACGAGGACAACGGCGACCCCGACATCGTCATCGGCCGGTCCACGCACGTCTCCCCCGAGGAGCGCGCGGCGTTCTTCGCGCTCGAGTCCGCGGGCGTCAGCGACGTGGTGCGCCCGCTGATCCCGGAGGGGTTCACCTACTGGGACTACCAGCGCCTGAAATTCCCCCGCAACGAGGGCGTCCGCATCGACTTCATCCTCGGCTCGAAGCCGTTCGCCGACGCCGTCACGGGCGCGACCATCCACCGCAACGAGCGCAAGGGCGAGCAGCCCAGCGACCACGTCCCCGTGGTCGTCGACCTCGACCTCGGCGGCACGGATGACGACGACGACATGCCGATGATCTTCGCCTGA